In Treponema sp. OMZ 798, the following proteins share a genomic window:
- the recJ gene encoding single-stranded-DNA-specific exonuclease RecJ encodes MNWQKKEIGPELVNEIKRKYGCDPLTSAILVRRGIIDGKDILFYLEEDMRYLYSPFLFKNMEDAVDRILDAKEEGERVLIFGDRDVDGITSTTLLYEALKDLGLDVSWRIPTGDESYGLSIEAVEKHAANDGTLIITVDCGISNFKEIEKANSLGIDVIVVDHHTPQETLPDAAVIINCKVPDSGYPHENLSGCATAWKLITALRFGMQPFYKQQVSLLNVRPVNDAYSIEAVKLVNMVQIGKITETIVPGMLSFSETRLGSFLNGQQIFVWDAPLQKKQLKNIFGNGIEFNFFDFQPEVAKQFPQMGDMSLLRLKEFSTIGKYYEENRSELETFKNIFITFVQQKNNFYGKREASEIQLVALSTLADLMELSGENRIIVKQGLKEINKKPRLGLVDLMAMQKLLGAPIGTEDIAWNISPLVNAAGRMGRPETAIELFLAQDSGERTAKAQEIFQMNEDRKALGAKAWEVALPLAIESLKDYNEKLVVAVSAEFHRGITGILAGKLAEYFKLPALAICLMPDGSAVASIRSARGFRLLDFLEPYSELFLDYGGHDFAAGFGIEQEKLRQFLESLKQFSRAMEFENDSNSETLTIDAELPHEYLKPEILNLVDKFEPYGCNSPALTFMTKRVKILNANIIGKAEPLHLRFNLECGKYKWNALYWKAAEKLGTEFKVGDYADIVFNVSKNYFNGSVTPKMVIRDLKKID; translated from the coding sequence ATGAACTGGCAAAAAAAAGAAATCGGTCCCGAACTGGTAAACGAAATAAAAAGAAAATACGGTTGTGATCCCCTGACCTCGGCAATCTTGGTGCGCCGAGGAATTATAGACGGGAAGGATATTCTATTCTATCTGGAAGAGGACATGCGCTATCTTTACAGTCCCTTCCTCTTTAAGAACATGGAAGATGCCGTAGACCGTATTTTGGATGCAAAGGAAGAAGGCGAGAGGGTTTTAATTTTCGGCGACAGGGATGTTGACGGTATTACAAGCACAACCCTTCTTTATGAAGCCCTAAAAGATCTGGGCCTTGATGTGTCATGGCGCATCCCGACCGGGGATGAAAGCTACGGGCTTTCTATTGAAGCCGTAGAAAAACATGCAGCAAATGACGGAACTCTTATCATCACTGTGGACTGCGGTATTTCCAATTTTAAGGAAATCGAAAAAGCCAATAGTTTAGGCATTGATGTAATCGTGGTCGATCACCACACTCCCCAAGAGACCTTACCGGATGCAGCCGTAATAATAAACTGTAAGGTTCCCGATTCAGGCTACCCTCACGAAAACCTATCGGGCTGTGCAACGGCGTGGAAGCTCATTACCGCCCTCCGCTTCGGAATGCAGCCCTTTTATAAGCAGCAGGTTTCCCTTTTAAATGTAAGGCCTGTAAATGATGCTTATTCGATCGAAGCCGTAAAACTTGTAAACATGGTTCAAATCGGAAAAATCACCGAAACCATCGTTCCGGGGATGCTTTCCTTTTCGGAAACAAGGCTCGGCTCTTTTTTAAACGGTCAGCAGATCTTTGTCTGGGATGCTCCCTTGCAAAAAAAACAGCTTAAAAACATCTTCGGGAACGGAATCGAATTTAATTTTTTTGATTTTCAACCCGAGGTTGCAAAACAGTTTCCGCAGATGGGAGACATGAGCCTCTTACGCCTAAAAGAATTTTCTACTATAGGAAAATACTACGAAGAAAACCGGTCGGAACTTGAAACCTTTAAAAATATCTTCATAACCTTTGTTCAGCAAAAAAACAATTTTTACGGAAAACGCGAGGCCTCCGAAATTCAGCTGGTCGCTCTTTCAACCCTTGCCGACCTCATGGAGCTCTCCGGGGAAAACCGCATCATAGTAAAACAAGGCTTAAAAGAGATAAACAAAAAACCCCGACTCGGACTTGTAGACCTGATGGCCATGCAAAAACTCTTAGGAGCACCCATAGGCACCGAAGACATAGCTTGGAACATCTCGCCCTTGGTAAACGCCGCCGGCAGGATGGGCCGCCCCGAAACGGCTATCGAGCTTTTTCTTGCTCAAGATTCAGGTGAAAGAACAGCTAAGGCCCAAGAAATATTTCAAATGAATGAGGATCGAAAGGCTCTCGGAGCTAAGGCTTGGGAAGTTGCCCTGCCTCTGGCTATTGAAAGCTTAAAGGATTATAACGAAAAATTGGTAGTTGCCGTCAGCGCGGAATTTCATCGCGGCATTACCGGCATCCTTGCAGGAAAGTTGGCCGAATACTTTAAGCTCCCGGCCCTTGCCATCTGCCTGATGCCTGACGGAAGTGCGGTTGCCTCCATAAGGTCAGCCAGAGGCTTCCGTCTCTTAGACTTCCTTGAACCCTACAGCGAGCTTTTTTTGGACTACGGAGGACACGATTTTGCGGCAGGTTTCGGCATCGAGCAGGAAAAGCTTCGTCAATTTTTGGAAAGTTTAAAACAATTTTCCCGGGCAATGGAATTTGAAAATGATTCAAATTCCGAAACGCTTACAATTGATGCCGAACTTCCTCATGAATATTTAAAACCGGAAATCTTAAACTTGGTCGATAAATTTGAACCCTACGGATGCAATTCTCCGGCCTTGACCTTTATGACAAAGAGGGTAAAGATTTTAAATGCAAACATTATAGGCAAGGCTGAACCTCTTCATCTGCGCTTTAACTTGGAATGCGGAAAATATAAATGGAATGCTCTTTATTGGAAGGCTGCCGAAAAGCTTGGAACGGAATTTAAGGTTGGGGACTATGCCGATATAGTATTCAATGTATCTAAAAATTACTTTAACGGATCCGTTACGCCTAAGATGGTGATCCGGGATTTAAAAAAAATAGATTAG
- a CDS encoding M23 family metallopeptidase gives MLKRKLHVFIFFCFLLNIYASGKAEVSEKEQDAESAKPLYIVSMPESGELGSFFTVKFKAMRGIERAWISVYNVEEKKVQTINAFPIDKSKKEWAVISAVAVWWKSGSWKIRTHLIIEGALFEEDRGFEVLEKEFKELVMNLSVKNTKILKDKSPKKAEQRNRFAEILKVQNLESLYFKGPFSMPFDAKRISSTFAEKRTSKYTDGKTSVSRHWGVDYPAPIGTPIFAPGKGKVVLAENRIVTGWTLVIEHAPAVYTIYYHLNKIHVKEGSFVKMREKIADIGTTGFSTGPHLHWELRINEVPADPELLLKKELF, from the coding sequence ATGTTAAAAAGAAAGCTCCATGTATTTATTTTTTTCTGTTTTTTGCTAAATATTTATGCATCGGGTAAAGCTGAAGTTTCAGAAAAAGAACAGGATGCCGAATCCGCAAAACCTCTCTATATTGTTTCGATGCCGGAGAGCGGAGAGCTTGGATCTTTTTTTACCGTCAAATTTAAGGCTATGCGCGGGATAGAAAGGGCTTGGATTAGTGTATACAATGTGGAAGAAAAAAAAGTACAAACCATCAATGCCTTTCCCATCGACAAATCGAAAAAAGAATGGGCTGTTATTTCTGCTGTCGCCGTTTGGTGGAAAAGCGGAAGCTGGAAGATTCGGACTCATCTGATAATCGAAGGTGCTTTGTTTGAAGAAGACAGGGGCTTTGAGGTTTTGGAAAAGGAATTTAAAGAGCTTGTAATGAACTTAAGCGTAAAAAACACCAAAATTTTAAAAGACAAAAGCCCCAAAAAAGCGGAGCAAAGAAACAGATTTGCAGAAATTTTAAAGGTACAAAACCTTGAAAGCCTTTATTTTAAGGGCCCCTTTTCAATGCCCTTTGATGCTAAAAGAATAAGCTCAACATTTGCCGAAAAACGCACCTCAAAATATACTGACGGAAAAACCTCGGTAAGCCGTCACTGGGGAGTAGATTATCCGGCTCCTATAGGAACTCCGATCTTTGCTCCGGGAAAAGGAAAGGTTGTGCTTGCCGAAAACAGAATAGTAACCGGATGGACCCTTGTAATAGAGCACGCTCCTGCCGTTTACACCATTTATTATCACCTCAACAAGATTCATGTAAAAGAAGGCTCTTTTGTAAAAATGAGAGAAAAAATAGCCGATATCGGAACAACAGGTTTTTCTACAGGCCCCCACCTTCATTGGGAGCTGCGGATAAATGAAGTGCCTGCCGATCCCGAACTTCTTCTGAAAAAAGAATTATTTTAG